From a single Xyrauchen texanus isolate HMW12.3.18 chromosome 26, RBS_HiC_50CHRs, whole genome shotgun sequence genomic region:
- the LOC127620369 gene encoding uncharacterized protein LOC127620369, with the protein MYAVITLQDSKDLKVIPTKWLNERKTQCRMPAFMSQEKLTEAVKNNIEHSTGGIPWGMFDIQVHAECGTFEQAKEKQEVIRKQNERPAAGISGIHKKNKLEDSLIMSKYPFQLPNAFSSGDKEKIFQMLEEIKSSVQENTAMLRKLIKDNQISEAPSSTSMPSRDTMSNLNLPLKTFADLFRAENELKKPTTRKKYVQHLSSCGGFNPKDVVKNIMQHVLTDDLAKEFNWTGRCDKKRFSELNLAEVINEAASKLVSRGECETEIKKYLSYTADRLSRKRPRDLGNGPEAESPNEISHTLFDSAIQTNVFWSGLALPHK; encoded by the exons ATGTATGCAGTCATTACACTACAAGACTCAAAAGACCTGAAAGTGATTCCCACAAAGTGGTTGAATGAACGAAAGACACAATGTCGCATGCCTGCGTTCATGTCACAAGAGAAGTTAACGGAAGCTGTTAAAAACAATATTGAGCATTCAACAGGTGGAATTCCATGGGGGATGTTTGATATTCAAGTTCATGCAGAATGTG gTACTTTTGAACAAGCTAAGGAGAAGCAAGAAGTGATTAGAAAACAGAATGAACG acCAGCTGCGGGAATCTCTggaatacacaaaaaaaataaacttgaagATTCTCTGATAATGTCAAAATATCCATTTCAATTGCCTAATGCATTTTCCTCTGGTG ACAAAGAAAAGATCTTCCAAATGTTGGAAGAAATCAAGAGTAGTGTTCAAGAAAACACTGCCATGTTAAGGAAACTAATAAAAGACAATCAGATTTCTGAGGCCCCCAGCAGCACTAGCATGCCATCTAGAGATACTATGTCAAACCTGAATCTACCACTCAAAACCTTTGCAGATTTGTTCAGAGCTGAAAACGAACTCAAGAAGCCAACAACCCGCAAAAAATAC GTACAACATCTTTCATCTTGTGGGGGTTTTAATCCAAAAGATGTGGTTAAGAATATAATGCAACATGTTCTAACTGATGATCTGGCAAAGGAATTCAACTGGACAGGACGATGTGATAAAAAGCGCTTCTCAGAGCTTAACTTAGCAGAAGTCATCAACG AAGCTGCATCCAAACTTGTAAGCAGGGGAGAATGTGAAACTGAAATCAAAAAGTATTTGTCTTACACAGCTGACCGACTCAGTCGGAAGAGACCAAGAGATTTGGGAA ATGGTCCTGAAGCTGAGAGTCCAAATGAGATTTCTCACACATTGTTTGACAGTGCCATCCAGACAAATGTTTTTTGGTCAGGCCTTGCACTTCCCCACAAATGA